TGTGTGTTAAGCACACAATCAAGAATCTACATGTCCTTGCTATTGTAtcgtatctggcttcttgtttgttagagACGATGACAACACTTgaggcaaacaatggtatttacacaTTAAATCAAAGGTCCATATTCCATGGCCACAATGCCTGcttaaacaagacagtctgatactGTTTGTTTTCGGACACTATTTGATTTGTATTCCTGGAGATACCAcatttgagtgtgtgtaagaattatttgctatttttgtcacagtatgatatttattaacaaatgcatcttcttcCGTAATGCGTACAGTAACTTGCCGTTATGGTCATTCGCGCCCTACCGTATTgacgcatgcatcgtagatgcatccattaataaatgccatagcgtattctaaatatcgaaatatgcaatttgactttgacaaacCCCGTCACCCAaactaaccctgataccctaaccacTAAATTATCATGCGGTGGTTGCAGATATTACATGATGGCGTGTCTGCACTATAGCTTCCGAAGCGCTCTGTGTTttggtgtatgtgggggggggggggtccagaagATGCAGATTGTTCTCTGTCATTTCTTTCTGTAAACCGGATCCATTCCGTAGAACTTTCCCCCGTATGTGCGAGAACTTCTCTCTGTGATAGATGTACTGTACAGGATTTACTGACAGATGAAGTCTCCATCCTCACTTCCTGACTCATTGTCTGCGTCCTGGGATCACAGGCCGGCGCAGCTGCATGCGATTGGCTGTGCTGGACCAGTGACCTGTTACCCCAGGGAATTGCCACATTGTAGAGATGAATAGTGTATAATAATGGGCGGTACATACAGTGTTATTGTGCAGTACATagggcaggatgtattaagatacatcgccgcttatcgcagcgatgttgatcgcatatgtactaacattttcgggggttttaccgcatttttcctttagtacatctcaCCTTCACAGTGTTATTGCGCGGCACGTACAGTGTTATTGCGCGGCACATACAGTGTTATTGCGCAGTACATAGTGTTATTGTGTGGCACATACCGTGTTAGTGCGCGGCACGTACAGTGTTATTGCGCAGTACATAGTGTTATTGTGTGGCACATACAGTGTTAGTGCGCGGCACGTACAGTGTTATTGTGCATACAGAGATGCCTGGGATGTATTGCTCTATCAGTGACATCACCTttcctctctcctccagcgcgtacCTGGTCTGTGCGTGGGCTGAGCAAGGAGCTGACGCTCTAGGTCCTGATGGACGCGTTATTCATTCCCCCTCCTTTCCACCTGAGGCCATTGTGGACACACTGGGGGCTGGAGATACATTCAACGCTTCCGTCATATTCGCTTTGTCTAAAGGTAAGTGGTCACCCCTGTAGGTGAGTTAATGGAATAAATGAGTCAGTCCGATGTGACATTTGTTCTGGTATAACCTGGAAATGATTTTCTATTGGTCCTTATTCAGTTATGTAATTGTTGTAGCTCCCAGGTAGATGGTCATAGAGAGCTCCAACCTTCCCGGACACCAGTGGCTCCTGTTCTGTATAGAAtacgggcgtaattcagacctgatcacagcagcaaatgtcttacctaatgggcaaaaccatgggggtcattcatatCTGATTGTAGATGGGATACATGTAGCACAgcgacgatcagttactcagacatgcggggggacgcccagcacagggctagtccgccccgcatgtcaggccctacagcccccccttccccacacaggtgcaaaagcatcgcacggcggcggtgCTATTGCACCCGCCAAGTAGCAAGCCGCACTGGAAGGCGGCTACCCGCCGCATCCcggattgcagcggctgcatgtgacggcaCGCAGCCACCGCGGGCCGCCCCCCCGCAACAGTCcgtacatgcctgcattgtccggaccgtgccccaccaacagcgttctaatgccattggcagtcAAAGGTGATCGCAGTCctgagatgctttcacatctcactggcCTTCACGGTGTGCGCGAGCACTCTCCTCatagggcttcagactgcaatcgccctgaatgaccccccatgtgcactgcaggtggggcagatgtaacatgtgcagagagagttagatttgggtgggttatactgtttctgtgcagggtaaatactggctgctttattcttacactgcaatttagatttcagtttcaacataccacctccaaatctaactctctctgcacttattacatctgccccacctgcacggcacgtgttacatctgccccacctgcacggcacgtgttacatctgacacacacacacacacacacacacacacacacacacacactgcacatggttttgcccattagagaacaaatttgctgctgtgatcaggtctgaatgagatcCTAAGTCCCGGGAAGGGGCATCACCACCAGCTACATTATCACCGGCTTTCTGATTGTGTGTCAGGGAGGTGCGTGCAGAAATCAGCAAAGGTGGCTCTGCCGTATCTCCTAGCAACAACACAACCCCCATCGCCTGCTAATGAGATTCCCCCATAATTCTGACGTACGATGTAGCTCTGTACATTAAGGGGGGCAGCATACAttacatacagtgacatgaaacCGTATGAGCTTACAGTCTATGAGGCGTGGTGGGGATGGTGGATACTGTGGGACATGATCAGCCACCAGTAATAATGCTGCATCTTGGCGCTGATCATTTCCGGCGTTATTCAGACACGGTCACTTGTTGAAGCATGTAATCACTCTCGGCCTTCTCCTCAGGTCAGACAATGCAGGAGGCGCTTACATTTGGCTGCCGCATAGCGGGCAAGAAGTGCGGAATACAAGGCTACGATGGGATTGTCTCATGATGGAACGTCATCCGGTATGCAGGACGGAGACACGATGTGTAGGGGCCACACAGTAATGTTATTACCTCTCGCTATAAATACAACTAGAACTTCTCTGTAGTCACCACTGTAATCCATTTATAATAAATGATTCTAGATTCTAATGGTGTCATTATTTGCCGGGGTAAGTGAGCTGTCGGAGGATTCCACTCTCCCGGCCTCCATGTTATCATAAGGGCTTCTGGGGGTTATTCAGGCTGCAACGGCAATGCAATCTTATCCATTACCAGGCAGAGGTGCTCGAAGGAGCATTACGGGGGCGGCGCAAGCAAAACGGTCCTAGCAGgggcatttttggggtggctgtgtgacgtcatactCAGCCACTCCAATCAAGAAAATGGCGGCGGACcgcacctcagctcctctccctgcttccctcactccccgctgagaggaagcaacagcaggataagagcgctgcccggccacttcctgtacagatgctgcacccctgacctcagctcctctccctgcttccctcactccccgctgagaggaagcatcagtaacagcaggataagagcgctgcccggccacttcctgtacagatgctgcgcccctgacctcagctcctctccctgcttccctcactccccgctgagaggaagcatcagtaacagcaggataagagcgctgcccggccacttcctgtacagatgctgcgcccctgacctcagctcctctccctgcttccctcactcaccgctgagaggaagcatcagtaacagcagaataagagcgctgcccggccacttcctgtacagatgctgcgcccctgacctcagctcctctccctgcttccctcactcaccactgagaggaagcatcagtaacagcaggataagagcactgcccggccacttcctgtacagatgctgcgcccctgacctcagctcctctccctgcttccctcactcaccactgagaggaagcatcagtaacagcaggataagagcgctgcccggccacttcctgtacagatgctgcatccctgacctcagctcctctccctgcttccctcactcaccactgagaggaagcatcagcaacagcaggataagagtgctgcccggccacttcctgtacagatgctgcatccctgacctcagctcctctccctgcttccctcactcaccactgagaggaagcatcagcaacagcaggataagagtgctgcccggccacttcctgtacagatgctgcgcccctgacctcagctcctctccctgcttccctcactcaccactgagaggaagcatcagtaacagcaggataagagcgctgcccggccacttcctgtacagatgctgcacccctgacctcagctcctctccctgcttccctcactccccgctgagaggaagcatcagtaacagcaggataagagcgctgcccggccacttcctgtacagatgctgcatccctgacctcagctcctctccctgcttccctcactcaccactgagaggaagcaacagtaacagcaggataagagcgctgcccggccacttcctgtacagatgctgcatccctgacctcagctcctctccctgcttccctcactcaccgctgagaggaagcatcagtaacagcaggataagagcgctgcccggccacttcctgtacagatgctgcacccctgacctcagctcctctccctgcttccctcactcaccactgagaggaagcatcagtaacagcaggataagagcgctgcccggccacttcctgtacagatgctgcatccctgacctcggctcctctccctgcttccctcactcaccactgagaggaagcatcagtaacagcaggataagagcactgcccggccacttcctgtacagatgctgcgcccctgacctcagctcctctccctgcttccctcactcaccactgaga
The Pseudophryne corroboree isolate aPseCor3 chromosome 4, aPseCor3.hap2, whole genome shotgun sequence DNA segment above includes these coding regions:
- the KHK gene encoding ketohexokinase gives rise to the protein SCTCLALYTGHCYLFSLLSFQVFVSKDVAKYLGFNSAAEAVTGLYPRVQQGAYLVCAWAEQGADALGPDGRVIHSPSFPPEAIVDTLGAGDTFNASVIFALSKGQTMQEALTFGCRIAGKKCGIQGYDGIVS